In Aspergillus fumigatus Af293 chromosome 4, whole genome shotgun sequence, one genomic interval encodes:
- a CDS encoding HHE domain protein, which yields MAVPLRLLRPIPLSVPIFRFQFLPIAARSVSTSPIQMIGRITDTVKQDHREIEACYQRIINAKDRDEQTRYQNLFTWELARHSIGEELVVYPAFEKHLPDGISIAEKDRREHQTVKEKLKKFQNLDPSNADFIPTIKSLMADLAEHIKEEETNDLVKLDQALSHDDSVSLSKSFDRTKIFVPTRSHPSAPNKPPYETAVGLLTAPIDQLADLFRKWPHEGQQSPMGHERPMGH from the exons ATGGCTGTTCCCCTTCGACTCCTACGCCCCATCCCACTCTCCGTCCCCATTTTTAGGTTCCAATTCCTCCCCATCGCAGCAAGAAGCGTTTCTACCTCTCCCATCCAAATGATCGGACGAATCACCGACACGGTCAAGCAGGATCACCGCGAGATCGAAGCCTGCTACCAGAGGATCATCAACGCAAAGGACCGTGATGAGCAGACTCGGTATCAGAATCTGTTTACCTGGGAGCTAGCCCGGCACTCCATCGGCGAGGAACTAGTCGTCTATCCTGCGTTTGAGAAACATCTCCCAGATGGAATTTCCATAGCAGAGAAGGACAGGAGGGAGCACCAAACT GTGAAAGAAAAGCTCAAGAAATTCCAAAACTTGGACCCCTCCAACGCCGACTTCATTCCCACCATCAAATCCCTGATGGCTGATCTGGCAGAGCacatcaaggaagaagaaacaaacGACCTGGTCAAGCTGGACCAGGCGCTGTCCCACGACGACAGCGTCAGTCTCTCCAAGAGCTTCGACCGGACCAAGATTTTTGTGCCGACGCGCTCCCATCCCAGTGCGCCCAACAAGCCTCCCTACGAGACGGCTGTGGGATTGTTGACTGCTCCAATTGACCAGCTGGCGGATCTGTTCCGCAAATGGCCGCATGAAGGGCAACAATCGCCTATGGGTCATGAGCGACCAATGGGTCATTAG
- a CDS encoding SDR family oxidoreductase: MSRTVCITAVDGHTGFLIAELLLTNETFKSHIKSVAGLTLHPHAAKCKELAKLGVKIVPHEPGRLKHTVQTLQQIGAEAMCLIPPAHKEKFDITMEMIEAAKKANVANVCFVSSAGCDLAERDKQPHLRSFIDLEAAFMASKGDSSTQTGHSPVVVRAGFYAENLLLYSEQAQTEGILPIPIGQNHKFAPIAAEAKKVLHAQSESDASELQYLLEYYSLVREGKTNYISTTAFHDVTGSHPQEPVEFFKVYAESFRPKHVNKKRKMSNHLAHPVLPIFIQKHQIQRPPHSRLPKNPFNRLLLVRRIHPRSTKPATIPNVAARTTIPETAYGSLYHIRLSITVLRAR, translated from the exons ATGTCCCGCACAGTTTGCATCACCGCTGTAGACGGCCACACGGGCTTCCTCATCGCCGAGCTACTCCTCACAAACGAGACCTTCAAATCCCACATCAAGTCCGTCGCAGGTCTCACTTTGCACCCCCACGCAGCAAAATGCAAGGAGCTCGCCAAGCTGGGCGTCAAGATCGTCCCACACGAGCCGGGCCGTCTGAAGCACACCGTCCAGACCCTGCAGCAGATCGGCGCCGAGGCCATGTGCCTGATTCCGCCCGCGCATAAGGAAAAATTCGACATCACGATGGAGATGATCGaagcggcgaagaaggccaaCGTCGCCAATGTCTGCTTCGTTAGCTCGGCCGGCTGCGATCTCGCTGAGAGAGACAAGCAGCCTCATCTCCGGAGCTTTATTGACCTGGAGGCAGCTTTTATGGCCTCCAAGGGCGATTCTTCTACCCAGACGGGACACTCGCCAGTTGTTGTTAG GGCTGGCTTCTACGCCGAGAATCTTCTGCTGTACTCGGAGCAGGCGCAGACCGAGGGGATCCTCCCAATTCCCATCGGGCAGAACCACAAATTCGCTCCTATCGC GGCCGAGGCAAAGAAGGTCCTGCATGCGCAGTCGGAGAGCGACGCGTCCGAGCTACAGTATCTGCTCGAGTACTACTCCCTCGTCCGTGAGGGCAAGACCAACTACATATCCACCACGGCGTTCCACGATGTGACGGGCAGCCATCCGCAGGAGCCGGTGGAATTCTTCAAGGTGTATGCCGAGAGCTTCCGTCCTAAGCACGtcaacaagaagaggaaaatgagCAA CCACCTTGCTCACCCAGTCCttcccatcttcatccaaaAGCACCAAATCCAACGACCTCCCCACAGCCGTCTTCCCAAAAACCCCTTCAACCGACTACTCCTCGTCCGCCGCATACATCCTAGATCAACCAAGCCCGCCACAATCCCCAACGTCGCAGCCAGGACCACAATCCCCGAAACCGCATACGGAAGTCTATACCATATTCGCCTCTCAATCACCGTACTGAGGGCGCGGTAG
- a CDS encoding sugar porter family MFS transporter yields the protein MPYWQELFSTGYRDPTGHPNITSSQSAAIVSILSAGTFFGALGAAPMGDRIGRRWGLIASAQVFNLGVILQTAATGIPLFLAGRFFAGLGVGLISALIPLYQSETAPKWIRGTIVGAYQLSITIGLLLASIVNNSTQNRMDTGCYRIPIAVQFAWSIILVGGMLILPDTPRYLIKRGNIDGAARALGRLRRLPADDPAVREELAEIQANHEYELSLGKSTYLDCFKGNLLKRLLTGCGLQALQQLTGINFIFYYGTQFFKNSGFKNSFTISLITNCVNVGSTLPGLYAIEKWGRRPVLFWGAVGMCVSQFVVAIIGTTTTGQDAHGVIIVHNEPAQKAAIAFICFYIFFFASTWGPSAWVVTGEIFPLKIRAKSLSMTTATNWLLNWAIAYSTPYLVDYGPGNANLQSKIFFVWGGCCFLCISFVYFLIYETKGLTLEQVDELYGEVSSARLSKHWTPTITFREMQQEKARDVHLETAEAAVPKTA from the exons ATGCCCTACTGGCAAGAGCTCTTCTCCACCGGCTACCGTGACCCCACCGGACACCCCAATATTACCTCCTCGCAGTCTGCCGCCATCGTCTCCATCCTCTCTGCTGGTACCTTCTTCGGTGCTTTGGGTGCTGCTCCCATGGGTGACCGGATCGGTCGTCGCTGGGGTCTGATTGCTTCGGCCCAGGTGTTCAATCTGGGAGTCATCCTGCAGACGGCCGCCACGGGGAtccccctcttccttgcGGGTCGCTTCTTTGCCGGTCTCGGGGTCGGTTTGATCTCTGCGTTGA TCCCTCTGTACCAATCTGAAACGGCCCCCAAGTGGATCCGAGGCACGATCGTCGGTGCCTACCAGCTCTCCATCACCATCGGTCTCCTGCTGGCCTCGATCGTCAACAACTCCACGCAGAACCGCATGGACACCGGCTGCTACCGCATCCCCATCGCGGTCCAGTTTGCCTGGTCGATCATTCTCGTCGGCGGTATGCTGATCCTCCCTGACACGCCCCGGTACTTGATCAAGAGGGGCAACATCGATGGCGCCGCCAGAGCCCTCGGCCGTCTCCGCCGCCTCCCTGCCGATGACCCGGCCGTCCGCGAGGAACTGGCCGAGATCCAGGCCAACCACGAGTATGAGCTTAGTCTTGGCAAATCCACCTACCTCGACTGCTTCAAGGGCAACCTGCTCAAGCGGCTCCTGACTGGCTGCGGCCTGCAGGCCCTGCAGCAGCTCACCGGCATCAACTTCATTTTCTACTATGGCACCCAGTTCTTCAAGAACTCCGGCTTCAAGAACTCCTTCACCATCAGTCTCATCACCAACTGCGTCAACGTCGGCTCCACCTTGCCTGGCCTCTACGCCATCGAAAAATGGGGTCGCCGCCCCGTCCTCTTCTGGGGTGCCGTGGGCATGTGCGTCTCGCAGTTCGTCGTCGCCATTAtcggcaccaccaccaccggccAGGACGCCCACggcgtcatcatcgtccacAACGAACCCGCCCAGAAGGCCGCCATCGCCTTCATCTGCTTCtacatcttcttcttcgcctccaCCTGGGGCCCCAGCGCCTGGGTCGTGACTGGCGAAATCTTCCCCCTCAAGATCCGCGCCAAGTCCCTCTCCATGACCACCGCCACCAACTGGCTGCTCAACTGGGCCATCGCCTACTCCACCCCGTATCTGGTCGACTACGGCCCGGGCAACGCCAACCTGCAGtccaagatcttcttcgtctgGGGCGGCTGCTGCTTCCTGTGCATCTCGTTCGTGTACTTTTTGATCTACGAGACCAAGGGTCTTACCCTTGAGCAGGTGGATGAGCTGTACGGCGAGGTGAGCAGTGCCCGGCTGAGCAAGCACTGGACTCCTACCATTACCTTCCGCGAGATGCAGCAGGAGAAGGCCCGGGATGTGCATCTGGAGACTGCGGAAGCGGCTGTTCCGAAGACGGCATGA